A window from Theropithecus gelada isolate Dixy chromosome 1, Tgel_1.0, whole genome shotgun sequence encodes these proteins:
- the RAB25 gene encoding ras-related protein Rab-25, translated as MGNGTEEDYNFVFKVVLIGESGVGKTNLLSRFTRNEFSHDSRTTIGVEFSTRTVMLGTAAVKAQIWDTAGLERYRAITSAYYRGAVGALLVFDLTKHQTYAVVERWLKELYDHAEATIVVMLVGNKSDLSQAREVPTEEARMFAENNGLLFLETSALDSTNVELAFETVLKEIFAKVSKQRQNSIRTNAITLGSAQAGQEPGPREKRACCISL; from the exons ATGGGGAATGGAACTGAGGAAGATTATAACTTTGTCTTCAAGG TGGTGCTGATCGGCGAATCAGGTGTGGGGAAGACCAATCTACTCTCCCGATTCACGCGCAATGAGTTCAGCCACGACAGCCGCACCACCATCGGGGTTGAGTTCTCCACCCGCACTGTGATGTTGGGCACCGCTGCTGTCAAGGCTCAGATCTGGGACACAGCTGGCCTGGAGCGGTACCGAGCCATCACCTCGGC GTACTATCGTGGTGCAGTGGGGGCCCTCCTGGTGTTTGACCTAACCAAGCACCAGACCTATGCTGTGGTAGAGCGATGGCTGAAGGAGCTCTATGACCATGCTGAAGCCACGATCGTCGTCATGCTCGTGGGTAACAAGAGTGACCTCAGCCAGGCCCGGGAAGTGCCCACTGAGGAGGCCCGAATGTTCGCTG AAAACAATGGACTGCTGTTCCTGGAGACCTCAGCCCTGGACTCTACCAATGTTGAGCTCGCCTTTGAGACTGTCCTGAAAG aGATCTTTGCGAAGGTGTCCAAGCAGAGACAGAACAGCATCCGGACCAATGCCATCACTCTGGGcagtgcccaggctgggcaggagCCTGGCCCCAGGGAGAAGAGGGCCTGTTGCATCAGCCTCTGA
- the MEX3A gene encoding RNA-binding protein MEX3A, whose translation MPSLVVSGIMERNGGFGELGCFGGSAKDRGLLEDERALQLALDQLCLLGLGEPPAPTAGEDGGGGGGGAPAQPAAPPQPAPPPPPAAPPAAPTAAPAAQTPQPPTAPKGASDAKLCALYKEAELRLKGSSNTTECVPVPTSEHVAEIVGRQGCKIKALRAKTNTYIKTPVRGEEPVFMVTGRREDVATARREIISAAEHFSMIRASRNKSGAAFGVAPALPGQVTIRVRVPYRVVGLVVGPKGATIKRIQQQTNTYIITPSRDRDPVFEITGAPGNVERAREEIETHIAVRTGKILEYNNENDFLAGSPDAALDSRYSDAWRVHPPGCKPLSTFRQNSLGCIGECGVDSGFEAPRLGEQGGDFGYGGYLFPGYGVGKQDVYYGVAETSPPLWAGQENATPTSVLFSSASSSSSSSAKARAGPPGAHRSPATSAGPELAGLPRRPPGESLQGFSKLGGGGLRSPGGGRDCMVCFESEVTAALVPCGHNLFCMECAVRICERTDPECPVCHITATQAIRIFS comes from the exons ATGCCTAGTCTAGTGGTATCTGGAATAATGGAAAGAAATGGGGGCTTTGGAGAACTAGGATGTTTCGGGGGAAGCGCTAAGGACCGAGGGCTGCTGGAAGACGAGCGCGCCCTTCAGCTGGCTCTCGatcaactctgcctcctgggtttgggGGAGCCCCCCGCCCCCACGGCGGGCGAGGACGGGGGAGGTGGGGGGGGCGGCGCCCCCGCGCAGCCGGCCGCCCCCCCGCAGccggccccgccgccgccgcccgcggcGCCCCCGGCCGCCCCGACGGCGGCCCCCGCGGCGCAGACGCCCCAGCCCCCCACCGCCCCCAAAGGGGCGAGCGACGCCAAGCTCTGCGCTCTCTACAAAGAGGCCGAGCTGCGCCTGAAGGGCAGCAGCAACACCACGGAGTGTGTTCCGGTGCCCACCTCCGAGCACGTGGCCGAGATCGTGGGCAGGCAAG GCTGCAAGATTAAGGCCTTGAGGGCCAAGACCAACACCTACATCAAGACTCCGGTGAGAGGCGAGGAACCAGTGTTCATGGTGACAGGGCGGCGGGAGGACGTGGCCACCGCCCGGCGGGAAATCATCTCAGCAGCGGAGCACTTCTCCATGATCCGTGCCTCCCGCAACAAGTCAGGTGCCGCCTTTGGCGTAGCTCCTGCCCTGCCTGGCCAGGTGACCATCCGTGTGCGGGTGCCCTACCGCGTGGTGGGGCTGGTGGTGGGCCCCAAAGGGGCAACCATCAAGCGCATCCAGCAGCAAACCAACACATACATTATCACACCAAGCCGTGACCGCGACCCCGTGTTCGAGATCACGGGTGCCCCAGGCAACGTGGAGCGTGCGCGCGAGGAGATCGAGACGCACATCGCGGTGCGCACTGGCAAGATCCTCGAGTACAACAATGAAAACGACTTCCTGGCGGGGAGCCCCGACGCTGCACTCGATAGCCGCTACTCCGACGCTTGGCGGGTGCACCCGCCTGGCTGCAAGCCCCTCTCCACCTTCCGGCAGAACAGCCTGGGCTGCATCGGCGAGTGCGGAGTGGACTCTGGCTTTGAGGCCCCACGCCTGGGTGAGCAGGGCGGGGACTTTGGCTACGGCGGGTACCTCTTTCCCGGCTATGGCGTGGGCAAGCAGGATGTGTACTACGGCGTGGCGGAGACTAGCCCCCCGCTGTGGGCGGGCCAGGAGAACGCCACGCCCACCTCCGTGCTCTTCTCctcggcctcctcctcctcctcctcttccgcCAAGGCCCGCGCTGGGCCCCCGGGCGCACACCGCTCCCCTGCCACTTCCGCGGGACCCGAGCTGGCCGGACTCCCGAGGCGCCCCCCGGGAGAGTCGCTCCAGGGCTTCTCTAAACTTGGTGGAGGCGGCCTGCGGAGCCCCGGCGGCGGGCGGGATTGCATGGTCTGCTTTGAGAGCGAAGTGACTGCTGCCCTTGTGCCCTGCGGACACAACCTGTTCTGCATGGAGTGTGCAGTACGCATCTGCGAGAGGACGGACCCAGAGTGTCCTGTCTGCCACATCACAGCCACGCAAGCCATCCGAATATTCTCCTAA